The Synchiropus splendidus isolate RoL2022-P1 chromosome 8, RoL_Sspl_1.0, whole genome shotgun sequence nucleotide sequence TGTGGCTCCTTAACCTACTTTCCGATCACATCAAAACGTCGTCAGCTTGTTTACTTCCAATGTCTTCTCCGTACCAGCCTGGTTTCACCTTCTCCGGCTCCATCTCTCGTGAATTATTCACAGCAGCTGCCCATCGAACGGCTGTCTGCCCCGATTATAGGTTATAACAGGCTGTGTTTTACGGGACCTCCACTTCCCGTGGACGCTTCCTAACCCGATGGCATCTCCTGGATACTGAGGACCCTCCTCATCGTAGCAGCTCAAACACTAAGTTTCTGATTTCATAATCGTTTGTTTGCTTCAGGAATGTAGAACTGTTCTACTCAGAAACAGTTGAGGGGCCCGTATTTTACAGTGCAACATGATAAATTGGTGATTTATTTGCCCAAACTTGATACAATATTAACAATTCAGTAGTGGTAAGACACAATCCTCTTCTGCTTTTATCACGACAACATGCCATTTATTCAGCTGTTAATCCGACTGCATGGATAAATGTCGATTGTAAACATGAATAACTAATGTGAATAGAGGTTGTAAGGAAGATCAGCAGCATGAAGTTACGGACACGTTTAGAAGGTTAGAAAACAGTCGCTTACCTCGAGCAGAGAGGCTGTTAACTGCCAGGGTTCAGCAGAGAACACGCATGATCAGGACGCGTCTCAGCGTTTTGCTTCAGAACCCACGGGATGCGACATGTTCTCGGCGGAATCAAAGGCGGCAGCGGTGCCTGGCCCGGCGGACCCGAACCGGCAGAACCGAGCCCGCAGTGTCGGCGCGCATCATCCCCACAATCGTCAGCGTTTCCTGCAACAAAGCCAGCGACGGAAGAGCGAAGTCCGCTGTCAACTTGCGCATCAGTCCGCAGTGAGGAGAGCAGACCAGAACTATCGCGTCAAGACCACGCGAGAGTTGGTGCGACTGGGTGAGTCAGCTGATTCCTCCTTTTGCTACATGAATATAAATGGAAACAACCAACTCAACATGCTTTTAGTTTGCCATTTATGAGAATTTTAAATCTGAATTTTTCTATCATAAAATCTAGCTTTCTCATAATgacattcatttctttatttaagcTATTTCAATCTATTTTAAACCGACGTGAGGATACAAAACGTCTGTGTATGTCGCTTTTAATTTAATATCGCAGTTCCCTCAACCAAATGCGTGTAATACAATACAATGGCAGATGGTCTGTTTGATTTTTCTAAATGCCAGTAATGTTTATTGCAATTCTATAGGTACACATTCTTgcattctatatatatattttttgtgtttctgatgTCCAAAATTGTGGTTTAAGCGCCTTGGCCAAGTTGGAATTAAACAAAGTTTGTCACATCAAGGACCTACTGCATAAGTGAACATCACTTAAGTGAGAAAATTCTGCATCTGAACCAGAAGTTTCTAACTCAGTAACTGCTTGGTGCCAAAATTTCAAACATTGAGTCACAAGGTGAATAATCCATATAATTATTAAGCAGGGTCATGATATCAACATCCATCGTAGGTGATTTAATTTTTtgagtattattgttattgttttgcagGCCACGTAAAACTGTCAGGCCAGTCAAATTTCAGTCCTCGGGCCGTGGGTTTGacaacacaatgcacaaaaaacccCATTTGGATTGATGAATTTTATTTCCATGttaaacacattattttataAACATATAAACTGTCGTTTAATTACAAAACTGACatgtaaaacatgtaaaaataaGATGTTATGTACAGTATGCACAGAATCAAGAGCGAAGTTAGTGAGCCGTGGACTGCTTTGATGGGAAGGATCACCGTCCCCCAACACTTGGTCTCGTAGTGAAAGTCCTGGGTGAACTGTTGTGAACTTTATTGACTGGATTCGTACGGCCATCGCTGAGCCACCACTTATTAAAATAAGGCAGTTTGGTTCAGGAATAATGAAAAGCATCGGTCAATCAAATAAATCTGTCGGTAGAACATTCATGTATTTCTCATTAAGACACTTAGAGGCAGCAAATGAATGTAAAGCACAAAGAGCTGCTGTTTCTTCTGAGGACACTTCTTAACTGAATCCACTTCACTAAACCACACCATCTTCAATTCTTACCAGTTGTTTTCACCACAACTGCTGCCTGAAAAAGTCCAGGAAGGACTACATACTGATGCACAACAACTAAGGAAAGGCACAAtagacaagaaaaacaacaataaacttCATACAGTGTTGTCTTTTAaaggcagtgtttttttttttaacttcactgTGATACCGTGGTGTGATTTTAGATGCTGGGACATCAACCGTGGCACAAACGCTTCACCCAATCAACGTATAATACAAAGgaaaattattaatatttaatccaCATTGTTTGCAAGAATAAATTACAAACATATAATAACACACAATATTAACCCCGAAATAAAATATATCCACAACAAAGGACACAAAACTTGACAAACGTGCGACGATAAGGTTCGCAGTGATTAGTGAATATTGCTGTAAGTCAAAGTCTGCAGTATTCGAACGTTCATTCCAGAATTTTGACATTAAAACGAAGCATTTTCACCCTATTTGGTGCAGAAAAACCAAGGCAGTTGTGTTGTTCAAGTCACTGAGGTGGTGCTCTGTGTGGAGTGTGCTGCGCCCTGCTGGACTAAAGAGGAATTACAACTGCCTGTCCCCAAAAGGCCTTTCTGCAAACTTAACAGCTTTTTACGCAAAATGTTCCGGTTATTTTAAATATGCTATGTAGGTGTATTTACAGTGTTAAAGCCGTTCTGTGTATTAAGCGGGCTTCTTATTAGTCCCAAACACAGCTGACATGCTCTTTAATATTGAGGATTTTTAGTTAAATAAGTGAGAGCAGAAGCCTGAAAACATTTGTAAGTCATTCCAGAAAGACGAGCTCATTCTTTAAATTTGCTGCAAGTTGGGGAGTCAGAAAAACTAAGTCCTGGATACAAATGGGACCCGTGCAGCGGGGCAGGGGTCAGTGATCTGACATTTTGGGGGATCAAtgatgtgagagagagagagagagagagagagagagagagagagaacttgGCACTTGACTATCAGCGCGTGCTTGTCTTCATCAGGTCACAGAAATGTCTGTTTACTGCGGTCGATATTGTTTGGAAAAGAGAAAGGTAAACAAAGAAGATTGTGAGGTAGCAGGTGGTTTTAGCTTGAGGACATTTGGTGACTCGACTTCTGGATTTTTTTACGGTTTACATCAACCCTGTATTTTACAATAGTGTGTGTATAGACACATGCACGGAGCGAGCGAAGCCACCCCGAGCTCAAGCTCGCCAATTTCCTCATGATTCTGTTACATAGAAATCCTTCATCTGTGACTGCGCTGATCACGTCAGCTGAGGTGGCAGCGGCAGTGTCTTACATCTCCTTGTCTTTCTTGGCCTCTCGGGTGCTGCTCTTCAGGAAGTCGCTCCGGAGCAGCCGGCAGAAGAGGACGATGTTCATGGCGGTCATGATGGCCATGCCCACGCTGCCCAGGGTGTAGGCCATGAGCGGCACCTTGTCGCGGTTCAGCACCAGCCAGCGGGTCATCCAGGCCAGAGTGTTGATGCGGAACACCACGTAGGTGCCCAGGTTCACGATGCTGTTGACCCGGTACGGAGTCCCGGCGGCCAGGTTGGCCATTCGCAGCATCTGCCTCAGGTGGAGGAAGACGGAGTTGATCTccaccaagagcgccaccacgGCAAAGCCAACGTAGCGGCCGGAGACCACCGAGAGGCCAAAACAGGTGATGACCtgaacagaaggaaaaaaaaagtcagaagcTGATCTGACTGCTCTTCTCTCCTAATGATTCCCactttattaacatttaaaCACAGAGTAAAAAATACCAAGGTGTGACTGTAACTCAGAGTAAACAAAATCTCAGATCACAAGGTCACAATGTGATCATTTTAGTGAACTAAAAAAACTCACACATGTGCCACTAGTAACCCTTATATGCTAAAAATGGGCCAGGAAAAGTGAATTTATATAaactatatataaataattgatggaccgatgaggcttcatcaaacagtgtccttatttttagggctcagtaggtggcgctgttggtttaaaaatgaggtgaagtttcattgaaatggttgttcaaatccaaagattttagagcagagagcgccatctggtggaaataaggacactgtttcatgaagcctcaatggCCCATCACTAATACCAACCAATCAGAGAGTGTGATTTGGCAATATCCCGTCCCTCCATTTGTATTAGGCATACTAGTGCTACGAGTGTATGGGTCGGTTTACTAGTAGTGCTAGTAAACCAAAAACTGACCAAAAACTTGACTACTTGTTaacttttattgttgttgtactGGAACTATGAGGAAACATGAAATGGTTTGTCAGTAGTATTAGTGGTAAAGCTTAAAAATGTGCTAGTGATTGTTTTAATAGTCTGCTAGTATTATTGTCAACTAGTAGACAGTATTGCTTCACTTGTATCACCGAGTGTCACACTAGAGCGCaagaaaaaaaacgcttttcctggcCCATTTATTAGCATATAAGGGTTACTAGTAGcacaagtacattttttttagttcactagtaaaaaaaaatcagtaaaataaaaaaaaaaacaaaaaaaaaacatataacaaAGTCCAACCCTTCAGTTACTGTCATGTAGCAGGTAACTAGCTTCACATCTGTCACTGCGCTTTGGACAGACTAAGTTAGTAAGTGCGTCATTAATGATACAACTCCCATTCCCAGTATTCTAAGTATAAAAAAAGTTCACGTCATCTCAGGCCATGTTTTCCTGCAGGTCACGGTTTACGACGCGCAGTTAAGTAACACTGGTTGACCACGAGGAGGCAGCATAGCTCAGAGTTCGAGAGCGAAAATGTTGAGTGGCGCGCTTCTATAGGACATAAAAGCGTGAACAATAACACGACTTAAGTAACATAAAGTATTTACTACCATGGCGTTTATTAAATGCTTCCATGACATAAACACTTTTCTTCCCAACttggacttttattttgttttaaaccattttcttttAGCTTAATATCATGACACGTTTCAAGTGTCGCGTGTCGTTTTCTCTGACGCTTCGCTGAACCTGCGTGTTATTCTGGGCGCGTGTGTTGAACGCTAAAACAAAAAGCTGCTCTTTGATGTGACGAAACAAGCAACAGCACCATGTTTCTTCTCAAAACAGAGAAGCGCCACCCCTCAGTCACACAGTCTTGAAGTGAAGATACaagtcaaacagaaaaaaaaaagtccggTCCTGGTCCACAGCAGGTCATGGGACTAGAtgttaatgtgaataaatgtgaatGACGCCGAGGGGAATCTTGTGCCTTCACGTGTCAGGTCACAGGATGTCGCCtccagtcacgtgacccgctGTCACTCGTGAGACAACACCTAACACTGTGAACAAAGTCCACAACTGAACGTCTTGAAGAGACACTTCACATGATGCACAACTTGTGATTAGTTTTATCGTTTGTCGGATTGAAAATGATAAGAAAAGACTCCTAGCAACCGGTATCCACCGTCTTGTTTCCAACActcactcatttatttttttttgggacaatgaaaatgatgatcaACAGTTTCCCTGGTGGCATCAGCCGCTTTGTTCAACCAACACAACCAGAATGGCGAGAGTGAGCTCAGCCGTCAGCGGCACAAAAGGCTGTTGACAGAACACAGGCGTGTGGGCAGGTCACCGTGTCACTCGCGTTCCACTGGTGTTGGACCTGCCCTTCGCTTCCCCACCACACCTGAACGGGGCAGGACCTTCACTCGCTAAAATAAGAGCACAACCCTCAtcacctcctccttcctgcGTCCCGAACTACATTACATTTCCACCCAGTACTGCAGATTTAGGTCAAACAAACCCGTGTGCACAGAGTATGatgagataaaaaaaagccAGTAGAAAGAGGTTATTTATGTAGTGAAAAagtcattcacagaaacacggCGCTGAAAGGGGCACGCTGCAGGTCAACAAGGGGCCATTTCATTGAAGTCATTGAACTCTGGCAAACTCGGCTGCGCCATGACACGACGCCGGGCTGAGCCGTTCTACTCCATGAACCTGGATGAGGCCTTTTACCCTCGTACAAAAAAAGAGAGGGGCCACCAAGCCAGATCCCGCATCCCTGCCGGAACCCCTTAACCCCGGCATTCATACTAATCCCTCTGCCAGCGCCGGCTTCTGCtcgacaacaacacaactgaACTAGAAAGCTCAGCGTTATTAACCTCCGTCCCACTGATGAGCAGAGGTGTGACATTGCTCACACTGGACTtttgcagaaaacggcttttgcaTAATGTTTGCTTTATGTGTTTGAAAACAAGGCTGGAGTGGTGTTTGTGACACAGGATTCCTCCCACTGGGCTCCATTAAATGCTCCCTACACGCCGGTGAGGGACCTCGGTTGGTCCCTGTCAAAAGAGAAACATCAGAAACACAAGCGTTCGTGAGGACAACATGAAAGGAGAAGGCTTTAAAGCCAAAGAAAAATCCATATCTTGTACTGCTGATCAGAAATACACCCTCATTGAAAGTTCTAGGGGCTTTT carries:
- the tlcd2 gene encoding TLC domain-containing protein 2, whose translation is MELSSVCLTTAGAYVFFRLVNNGVSKLPTPESACRNAWKWRNISTSSVHSLVTAVWAVLCFFLHPEMAEDLIETYSAFSHALVSFSIGYFIYDFFDMLLNQKLSQAWELLFHHIVVITCFGLSVVSGRYVGFAVVALLVEINSVFLHLRQMLRMANLAAGTPYRVNSIVNLGTYVVFRINTLAWMTRWLVLNRDKVPLMAYTLGSVGMAIMTAMNIVLFCRLLRSDFLKSSTREAKKDKEM